A region of Methylocystis sp. ATCC 49242 DNA encodes the following proteins:
- the repA gene encoding plasmid partitioning protein RepA produces the protein MAALKTARQQKQEAPAIDQIIAGDAAALSAQLQALREKLFPPEAKKQLRRFSSGDAAALIGVTDSYLRHLDGLGEGLDPEKTSGGRRAYTLEQIHALRRHLARSKPSYLPTRRAGDHLQVIAVTNFKGGSGKTTTSAHLAQFFALRGYRVLAIDLDPQASMSALFGYQPEFDVGENQTLYGAIRYDDTKRPLSQIIRRTYFAGLDFVPGNLELHEFEHDTPRVLAGMGEAPDNLFFARVGEAIRSVEQQYDVVVIDCPPQLGFLTLSALCAATSVLITVHPQMLDVASMNQFLAMTADLLAVVREAGGNLQYDWLRYLITRLEPNDGPQAQIVAFLRSLFGERVLTAMMVKSTAVSDAGLSKQTIYEAGRESMRRQTYDRAVESMDHVNREIESLIKQAWGRDQ, from the coding sequence ATGGCCGCCCTGAAAACCGCACGTCAACAGAAGCAAGAGGCTCCGGCGATCGACCAGATCATCGCCGGGGACGCCGCTGCGCTCAGCGCGCAATTGCAGGCGCTGCGAGAGAAGCTGTTCCCGCCGGAGGCCAAAAAACAGCTGCGCCGATTTTCGAGTGGAGACGCTGCTGCGCTCATCGGCGTGACCGACAGCTATCTCCGCCATCTCGATGGTTTGGGCGAGGGCCTCGACCCGGAGAAAACCTCGGGCGGACGCCGCGCCTATACGCTGGAGCAGATCCACGCGCTCCGCCGGCATCTCGCCAGGAGCAAGCCCTCCTATCTGCCGACCCGCCGCGCTGGCGATCACCTTCAGGTCATCGCCGTGACGAATTTCAAGGGCGGCAGCGGCAAGACGACGACTTCTGCGCATCTTGCTCAATTTTTCGCGCTGCGGGGTTACAGAGTTCTGGCGATCGACCTCGACCCTCAAGCGTCGATGTCGGCGCTTTTCGGCTACCAGCCGGAATTCGACGTCGGAGAGAACCAAACGCTTTACGGGGCGATCCGCTACGACGACACGAAGCGTCCTCTATCGCAGATTATCCGAAGAACCTATTTCGCGGGCCTCGATTTCGTGCCCGGAAATCTCGAGCTGCACGAATTCGAGCATGACACGCCGCGCGTCCTGGCCGGCATGGGTGAGGCTCCCGACAATCTCTTTTTCGCCCGGGTCGGCGAAGCGATCCGGAGCGTCGAACAGCAATATGACGTCGTGGTGATCGACTGCCCGCCGCAGCTCGGCTTTCTGACGCTCAGCGCTCTTTGCGCCGCGACTTCGGTCCTGATCACCGTGCACCCGCAGATGCTCGATGTCGCCTCCATGAACCAGTTCCTGGCGATGACGGCGGATCTCCTCGCGGTGGTTCGCGAAGCTGGCGGAAACCTCCAATATGACTGGCTCAGATATCTGATTACGCGCCTCGAACCCAATGACGGGCCGCAAGCTCAAATCGTCGCCTTTCTGCGAAGCCTGTTCGGTGAAAGGGTGCTGACGGCGATGATGGTGAAATCGACGGCGGTTTCAGACGCCGGGCTTTCCAAGCAGACGATCTATGAGGCCGGCCGGGAATCGATGCGTCGGCAAACATATGATCGAGCGGTCGAATCGATGGACCATGTGAACCGTGAAATCGAGTCCTTGATCAAACAGGCCTGGGGGAGAGACCAATGA